The proteins below are encoded in one region of Metabacillus dongyingensis:
- a CDS encoding amino acid permease, giving the protein MQEQELSRGLKNRHVQLIAIGGAIGTGLFLGAGKSIHLAGPSILFAYLITGVICFLIMRALGELLLSNLNYHSFVDFVRDYLGNMAAFMTGWTYWFCWISIAMADLTAVGLYTQYWFPDVPQWMPGLIALVILLIMNLATVKLFGEMEFWFALIKVIAILALIVIGIFMIIKGFSTNSGAASFANLWSHDGMFPNGINGFILSFQMVVFAFVGIELVGLTAGETEDPERVIPKAINNIPIRIIIFYIGALIVIMSVYPWNAIIPTESPFVQVFVAVGIAAAAGIVNFVVLTSAASACNSAIFSTSRMVYSLAKDKNAPVPFAKLDARKVPSNALFFSTVVILISVVLNYVMPEGVFTLITSISTVCFIFIWGITVISHLKYRKTRPDLAKANKFKLPLYPFSNYLILVFLAFVLVVLALAEDTRVALFVTPVWFILLIAIYKMRNTKANQANQGKVAEN; this is encoded by the coding sequence ATGCAGGAACAAGAATTGTCGAGAGGTCTTAAAAACAGGCACGTACAACTAATCGCTATCGGAGGGGCAATAGGAACAGGGTTATTTCTTGGAGCAGGAAAATCAATTCATTTAGCAGGACCATCGATTTTATTTGCTTACCTGATTACAGGCGTTATTTGTTTTTTAATCATGCGCGCACTTGGAGAATTACTCTTAAGCAATTTGAACTATCATTCTTTTGTTGACTTTGTAAGAGACTATTTAGGTAATATGGCAGCATTTATGACTGGCTGGACCTACTGGTTTTGCTGGATTTCAATCGCAATGGCTGACTTAACTGCAGTTGGTCTCTATACCCAGTATTGGTTTCCTGATGTACCACAATGGATGCCAGGATTAATTGCGCTTGTCATTTTGCTGATTATGAACCTTGCAACCGTAAAACTTTTTGGTGAAATGGAATTCTGGTTCGCATTAATTAAAGTCATCGCTATTCTAGCACTAATTGTTATCGGTATTTTCATGATTATTAAAGGATTTTCTACTAATTCAGGCGCAGCCAGTTTTGCGAATCTATGGAGCCACGACGGCATGTTCCCAAACGGCATAAATGGTTTTATCCTCTCATTCCAGATGGTCGTGTTTGCGTTTGTTGGCATTGAACTTGTAGGACTTACAGCAGGTGAAACAGAAGATCCGGAAAGAGTTATCCCAAAAGCAATCAATAATATCCCTATTCGGATTATCATTTTCTACATTGGCGCACTTATTGTCATTATGAGTGTTTATCCGTGGAACGCAATCATTCCAACGGAAAGCCCATTCGTCCAAGTATTCGTGGCAGTCGGTATCGCAGCAGCAGCTGGTATCGTCAATTTTGTTGTCCTAACATCGGCTGCGTCGGCTTGCAACAGTGCAATCTTCAGTACTAGCCGGATGGTATACTCACTTGCCAAAGATAAAAATGCACCTGTACCATTTGCAAAACTTGATGCCCGTAAAGTACCATCCAATGCATTGTTCTTTTCAACTGTTGTCATTCTAATTTCCGTTGTTTTGAACTATGTTATGCCAGAAGGCGTATTCACACTGATTACAAGTATTTCTACAGTATGTTTCATATTTATTTGGGGAATTACTGTCATCAGTCATTTGAAATACCGTAAAACAAGACCAGACCTGGCAAAAGCGAACAAATTTAAATTGCCGCTTTATCCATTTTCAAATTACTTGATCCTTGTATTCCTAGCGTTCGTCCTTGTCGTGCTCGCACTTGCGGAAGATACTCGCGTTGCCTTATTCGTAACTCCTGTTTGGTTTATTTTGCTGATTGCGATTTATAAGATGCGGAACACGAAGGCAAATCAAGCGAATCAGGGAAAGGTAGCGGAAAATTAA
- a CDS encoding alkaline phosphatase D family protein, producing MKDSNHNSKKFNRRNFLKKTGKGVGIVLGASIVNTIPMNFASAQSKRLSYPFTLGIASGDPLQDSVVLWTRLAPDPLNGGGMSPHPFPVQWEVSLDPEFKKVVKRGTEVSKPQLGHSVHVEVNGLDASSWYYYRFKAGSEISPVGRTKTAPALHSQVEKLNFAFASCQNWPTGYYTAYQHMAKDDLDLVIHLGDYIYEGTHNSNGVRPIEKDFPEIYTIDDYRNRYALYKLDSDLQAAHANFPWLVTLDDHEVDNNWAGDVPQDPEKQSEEAFLKRRAIAFQAYYEHMPLRRTSFPNGSSMQIYRRLSFGNLVDISLLDTRQYRDDQANGDGWDSPTPESQDPSRTLLGEKQERWLLDGLASSQAKWKVLAQQVFFARRDGAIGPDKESYSMDAWDGYPGARQRVLNFLEEKNISNTVVLTGDVHTSWANEVKANFDEENSKNVAVEFVGTSITSGGDGSDVNSNTEQILQENPHIKFFSNQRGYVRCKLTQQKWQTDYLVVPYVSRPGAPIETRTSFIVEDGKSSLQQVKTEEALPV from the coding sequence GTGAAAGATTCTAACCATAATTCAAAAAAGTTCAATCGCAGAAATTTTTTAAAGAAAACAGGAAAAGGAGTGGGAATTGTACTTGGCGCTTCGATTGTCAACACAATACCGATGAATTTCGCCTCTGCACAGTCTAAGCGCTTATCATATCCTTTTACATTAGGAATTGCTTCGGGTGACCCATTGCAGGATAGTGTTGTTTTATGGACAAGACTTGCCCCAGACCCGCTTAATGGAGGAGGCATGTCACCCCATCCATTTCCTGTACAATGGGAAGTTTCTCTAGATCCAGAATTTAAAAAAGTCGTAAAAAGAGGAACAGAGGTTTCAAAGCCTCAATTGGGACATTCCGTCCATGTCGAAGTCAATGGCTTGGATGCTTCAAGTTGGTATTATTACCGTTTTAAGGCCGGTTCTGAGATCAGTCCAGTAGGCCGAACTAAGACTGCTCCTGCTTTACATAGTCAGGTAGAAAAGCTAAACTTCGCGTTTGCTTCCTGCCAAAATTGGCCAACTGGCTACTACACAGCTTATCAGCATATGGCCAAGGATGACTTGGATTTGGTTATCCATTTAGGGGACTATATTTATGAAGGTACTCATAACTCAAACGGTGTTCGGCCTATCGAAAAAGATTTTCCAGAAATCTATACGATTGACGATTATCGCAACCGTTATGCCTTATATAAATTAGACAGTGATTTACAGGCCGCCCATGCCAATTTTCCGTGGCTAGTAACACTTGATGACCATGAAGTGGATAATAACTGGGCTGGAGATGTTCCCCAAGATCCTGAAAAGCAGTCCGAGGAAGCTTTCTTAAAAAGAAGGGCTATCGCCTTCCAGGCATATTATGAACACATGCCTCTCCGACGTACATCCTTCCCAAATGGAAGCAGTATGCAAATATACCGCCGACTCTCCTTTGGAAATTTAGTAGATATCAGTCTGCTTGATACACGTCAATATAGAGATGATCAGGCTAATGGTGACGGATGGGACAGTCCGACACCTGAGTCGCAGGATCCATCCCGTACCCTTCTAGGCGAAAAACAGGAGCGTTGGCTATTAGATGGGCTTGCTTCATCACAGGCAAAATGGAAGGTTCTTGCACAACAAGTCTTCTTTGCAAGACGTGATGGCGCTATTGGTCCAGATAAGGAGTCCTACAGTATGGATGCTTGGGATGGGTATCCTGGTGCACGCCAACGTGTACTGAACTTTTTAGAGGAGAAAAATATTTCAAATACTGTTGTCTTGACCGGGGATGTTCACACGAGCTGGGCAAATGAGGTTAAAGCTAACTTTGATGAAGAAAACTCGAAAAATGTGGCGGTTGAGTTTGTCGGAACATCTATTACCTCTGGTGGAGACGGTTCCGATGTAAATAGCAACACTGAACAAATCCTGCAGGAAAATCCTCATATTAAATTTTTCAGTAACCAGCGCGGTTATGTGCGGTGCAAACTAACCCAGCAAAAGTGGCAAACAGATTATCTGGTAGTTCCATATGTATCTAGACCGGGTGCACCAATTGAAACACGCACTTCATTCATTGTGGAAGATGGGAAATCAAGCTTGCAGCAAGTAAAGACAGAGGAAGCGCTTCCTGTTTAA
- a CDS encoding phosphatidylinositol-specific phospholipase C/glycerophosphodiester phosphodiesterase family protein encodes MRKITVLLIAMFLIGVILPAVPAGAKEREDDYAKPVFGKSTAVPLSKAHAHNDYEHERPLFDALDHGFTSVEADVWLEDGELLVAHDQIDIKPERTLESLYLKPLSERIKNNKGTVYKGYDQDFLLWIDIKSEDEATYLAIHEQLKKYNKMLTKFTDNGVKQNEVTVIISGNRPRELMENQRVRYASYDGRMSDLGSDVSNHFMPVISDNWTKHFTWQGYGEMPQHEREKLNHIVTEAHKNGQIVRFWATPDLPLPNRKAIWDELLKASVDLINTDDLPELQKYLNENDPQRTKKHINW; translated from the coding sequence GTGAGAAAGATTACCGTATTGTTAATTGCTATGTTTTTGATTGGAGTGATTCTTCCCGCTGTTCCTGCAGGAGCAAAAGAAAGAGAAGATGATTATGCAAAACCTGTTTTTGGGAAATCGACCGCAGTGCCGCTTTCAAAAGCGCACGCCCATAACGATTATGAGCATGAACGCCCACTATTTGATGCCCTTGATCATGGATTTACCTCTGTAGAAGCCGATGTGTGGCTCGAAGACGGTGAGCTGCTCGTAGCTCATGATCAAATTGATATAAAGCCCGAACGTACGCTTGAATCTCTATACCTAAAACCATTGAGTGAACGAATCAAAAATAATAAAGGGACAGTTTACAAAGGATATGACCAGGATTTTCTTCTATGGATTGATATCAAATCTGAAGATGAAGCGACATATCTCGCCATTCATGAACAGCTGAAAAAGTACAATAAAATGCTGACAAAGTTTACCGATAACGGAGTTAAGCAGAACGAAGTTACCGTAATAATTTCTGGCAACCGCCCGCGTGAACTTATGGAAAACCAGCGCGTGCGCTATGCCTCGTACGATGGCCGGATGAGCGACCTCGGTTCTGATGTCTCCAACCATTTTATGCCGGTTATCAGCGACAATTGGACAAAGCATTTCACTTGGCAGGGATATGGCGAGATGCCGCAGCATGAACGCGAAAAGCTTAATCACATCGTTACAGAGGCACATAAAAACGGGCAGATCGTCCGTTTTTGGGCAACACCAGATTTGCCGCTTCCAAACCGTAAAGCCATATGGGATGAGCTCTTAAAAGCTAGCGTGGATCTGATTAATACAGACGATCTGCCAGAACTGCAAAAATACTTAAATGAAAATGACCCCCAACGAACGAAAAAACATATAAACTGGTAG
- a CDS encoding S-layer protein gives MLKVFKLITIVVLGLTVLAQGLPATAKETERNFEENTGGRWMKGEYHAHTSQSDDAQSSQTLELLLDNAFDKYDMDWMAVSDHLRMSSRDADGNVIPGGPIPLSQGIIQYQVPKIKQLLSEGKYRNKIIFSGFEWDMPTYEHVGIGIIGEQAGSAISLKAGSQFEYLFTNRDEKMFEPEDAAAWKAQDERAYSTSQDARTALAWLEKNYKETSYAILNHPSRKRVYTIADFRDFNNIAPHVVFGFEGMPGNQMEPDRGGLNLTTPENRTYGGSDYMLAKVGGSWDALLGEGRRFWNFSNSDSHFEISDNRLYSSGYWPGQYSKNYTWVNGSNAQSVLEGMRSGKSFSVFGDLINELDFQAEGMGSKAEMGEELKVKEGQMIKFTMRFKSPKKNNNGDSVQVDHVDLISGEVSGKAVPGTPAYNKDTNDSTKVIKRFTSKDWKTDRNGYNVITYKVKANKNQYFRLRGTNLGLNVPGETKNGEPLIDQKTDIEDNETRFAEINKRNYQDLWFYSNPVFVSVYKK, from the coding sequence ATGTTAAAAGTATTCAAATTAATTACCATTGTGGTTCTGGGTCTGACCGTCCTTGCTCAGGGACTGCCGGCAACTGCAAAAGAAACTGAAAGGAATTTCGAGGAGAACACCGGCGGAAGATGGATGAAGGGAGAGTATCATGCCCATACTTCTCAATCAGATGATGCTCAGTCCTCCCAGACGCTTGAACTGCTGTTAGACAATGCGTTTGACAAATATGATATGGATTGGATGGCTGTTTCTGATCACTTGAGAATGTCTTCGCGAGATGCTGATGGAAATGTGATTCCAGGCGGCCCAATCCCACTGTCTCAAGGCATCATTCAATATCAAGTCCCGAAAATAAAACAGCTTCTTAGTGAAGGGAAGTACCGCAATAAAATTATCTTTTCTGGATTCGAATGGGACATGCCTACATATGAGCATGTCGGGATTGGCATTATAGGGGAGCAAGCCGGATCGGCAATAAGTTTAAAAGCCGGAAGCCAATTCGAGTATTTGTTTACGAACCGTGATGAAAAGATGTTTGAGCCGGAAGATGCAGCTGCTTGGAAAGCTCAGGATGAAAGAGCCTACAGTACGTCACAAGATGCACGAACAGCGCTGGCATGGCTTGAAAAAAATTATAAAGAGACAAGTTATGCGATTTTGAACCATCCTTCAAGAAAAAGAGTTTACACGATTGCGGATTTCCGAGACTTTAATAATATAGCTCCGCATGTAGTTTTTGGATTTGAAGGCATGCCCGGCAATCAAATGGAACCTGATAGGGGCGGCTTAAATTTGACCACTCCAGAAAACCGCACTTACGGCGGTTCAGATTACATGCTTGCTAAGGTAGGCGGCTCATGGGATGCACTCCTTGGAGAAGGAAGAAGATTTTGGAATTTTTCCAATTCGGATTCTCATTTTGAAATCAGCGACAACCGTCTTTATTCTAGCGGATATTGGCCCGGTCAATACTCCAAAAATTATACATGGGTAAACGGATCGAATGCGCAGTCAGTTCTTGAAGGCATGCGTTCAGGAAAATCATTCTCTGTGTTTGGAGACTTGATTAATGAGCTTGATTTTCAAGCTGAAGGCATGGGCAGCAAGGCAGAAATGGGTGAAGAGCTTAAAGTGAAAGAAGGTCAAATGATCAAATTTACGATGCGATTTAAGAGTCCAAAAAAGAATAACAATGGTGATTCAGTTCAAGTTGATCACGTGGACCTGATTTCTGGTGAGGTATCGGGGAAAGCAGTACCCGGCACACCTGCTTATAACAAGGACACTAACGATTCGACTAAAGTCATTAAACGTTTCACAAGCAAAGACTGGAAAACAGATCGTAATGGCTACAATGTAATCACATATAAAGTAAAGGCAAACAAGAATCAGTACTTCCGTCTAAGAGGCACTAACCTTGGATTGAATGTACCGGGAGAAACGAAAAACGGTGAACCGTTGATTGATCAAAAGACTGACATTGAGGATAACGAAACTCGTTTTGCTGAAATCAACAAGCGAAATTATCAAGACCTATGGTTCTATTCTAATCCTGTATTTGTAAGTGTGTATAAAAAGTAG
- a CDS encoding small acid-soluble spore protein H yields the protein MNAERAQEIFSSPNMVNVTYNGESIYIEHVDEQNGKATIHSLKEPNNKQSVSVTSLTEH from the coding sequence ATGAATGCCGAACGAGCACAAGAAATTTTTTCTTCGCCAAATATGGTTAATGTCACTTATAATGGAGAAAGTATTTACATTGAGCACGTGGATGAACAAAATGGAAAAGCTACAATCCATTCACTAAAAGAACCAAATAATAAACAAAGTGTTTCTGTAACAAGCTTGACTGAACATTAA
- a CDS encoding MFS transporter has translation MTYIQQGTQAFRKANFAFFAAGFNTFSILYCMQPLMPEFTRDFGISPTSASLSLSVTTIALAVSMLFFASLSDAWGRKPIMVISMFIASFLCLLTAFSPNFHILLILRILVGISLAGLPSIAMAYLGEEVDPKSLGKAMGLYISGNALGAVFGRIFTGILTDYYDWHFALAGVGAISLIATLIFGVSLSPSRNFKPCKLEIRGLGMSLIKHLKDPGLVCLFLMGFFLLGSNVALFNYIGYLLMDEPYSLSQSFISWFFLIYLIGMFSSSFIGKLIDKHGRSKVLFINLVISILGVFLTLFPSLLIKIIGLGLFIFGFFGGHSIASSWVGQRALINKAQASSLYLFLYYAGSSIGGSLGGVFWTLFGWAGLICMVAVFLLLTLILTVCLIKLSKPTSIEKPFISLKRLGTKY, from the coding sequence ATGACTTACATCCAACAAGGTACGCAAGCCTTCCGGAAAGCAAACTTTGCTTTTTTTGCTGCAGGATTTAATACATTTTCTATTCTTTATTGCATGCAGCCTTTAATGCCTGAATTCACGAGAGATTTTGGCATTTCTCCAACTAGTGCAAGCTTGTCTCTCTCAGTGACAACGATAGCATTAGCTGTAAGCATGCTTTTTTTTGCATCATTATCTGATGCTTGGGGACGTAAACCTATTATGGTAATTTCTATGTTTATTGCCTCTTTCTTGTGTCTGCTGACTGCATTTAGTCCAAATTTTCATATTTTGCTGATTCTCCGAATATTGGTAGGTATTTCACTTGCTGGTCTGCCATCAATAGCAATGGCTTATCTCGGAGAAGAAGTAGATCCTAAGAGTCTAGGGAAGGCGATGGGATTATATATAAGCGGCAATGCTTTAGGTGCTGTATTTGGCAGGATTTTTACAGGCATTCTTACTGATTATTATGATTGGCATTTCGCACTAGCAGGGGTCGGAGCAATAAGTTTAATTGCCACCCTCATTTTTGGTGTCAGCCTGTCTCCTTCAAGAAATTTTAAGCCGTGCAAATTAGAAATTAGAGGCTTAGGGATGTCCTTAATTAAGCATTTAAAAGATCCTGGGCTAGTTTGTTTATTTTTAATGGGATTTTTTCTGTTAGGAAGTAACGTGGCTTTGTTTAATTATATTGGTTATCTATTAATGGATGAGCCTTATTCATTAAGCCAATCTTTCATAAGCTGGTTCTTTTTGATTTACCTCATTGGCATGTTCAGCTCTTCCTTTATTGGAAAACTAATTGATAAACACGGAAGATCCAAGGTTCTATTTATAAATCTAGTAATTTCAATTCTAGGTGTGTTTTTAACTTTATTCCCATCATTACTAATAAAAATAATAGGTCTTGGTTTGTTTATTTTTGGTTTCTTTGGGGGGCATTCCATTGCTAGCAGCTGGGTAGGGCAGCGTGCATTAATTAACAAGGCTCAAGCATCTTCATTATATCTTTTTTTATATTACGCAGGCTCAAGTATTGGTGGTTCTCTGGGAGGGGTTTTTTGGACTCTATTTGGATGGGCAGGGCTAATTTGCATGGTTGCCGTTTTTTTACTTCTAACTCTTATACTTACAGTATGTCTTATAAAATTATCAAAACCCACTTCGATTGAAAAACCATTCATTTCTTTAAAGAGGTTAGGGACAAAATATTAG
- a CDS encoding LysR family transcriptional regulator, whose translation MDLQQFEYFQTLAKTQHVTRSAEALSISQSALSRSIARLEDDIGVPLFDRQGRSIRLNQYGQIFLKRVENIMKEFYEGKQEIQDLLEPESGTISLGFLHTLSTNLIPDLISCFRIYYPKINFQLGQGPSHVLLEQLKSGEMDLCLIAPNEVIHPIQWEKLWSEELFVTVPKNHKFADRKSIGLEQLANEPFIHLKKGYSLRITVEQLFQEAGLTPNITFEGEEADTVAGLVVAGLGISLLPDLKGIDKSKLVQISVSWPKSQRTIGIAWVEGRYISPATKQFKSFVLEKFNQIK comes from the coding sequence ATGGATTTGCAGCAGTTTGAATACTTCCAAACCCTCGCCAAAACGCAGCACGTTACCCGTTCGGCAGAAGCACTCTCAATTTCTCAATCTGCTCTTAGCCGTTCAATTGCCAGATTAGAGGATGATATAGGGGTACCATTATTTGATCGTCAAGGGCGATCTATTCGACTAAATCAATATGGACAGATTTTTTTAAAACGAGTAGAGAATATTATGAAAGAGTTCTATGAGGGAAAACAAGAAATACAAGATTTACTTGAACCAGAGTCAGGAACTATATCATTAGGTTTTTTGCATACACTAAGCACAAATCTCATACCAGATTTAATCTCCTGCTTTCGTATTTACTATCCCAAAATTAACTTTCAACTTGGGCAAGGTCCTTCACATGTTCTTCTTGAGCAGCTGAAATCTGGAGAAATGGATCTTTGTCTAATTGCACCTAACGAAGTCATCCATCCGATTCAATGGGAAAAGCTTTGGAGTGAGGAGCTTTTTGTTACAGTCCCTAAAAATCATAAATTCGCTGATCGTAAAAGCATTGGGTTAGAACAATTAGCAAATGAACCATTTATTCATTTAAAAAAGGGTTATTCCCTCCGTATAACCGTGGAGCAGTTGTTTCAAGAAGCAGGATTAACACCAAATATAACATTTGAAGGAGAAGAAGCAGACACTGTGGCAGGGCTTGTCGTTGCAGGACTAGGGATTTCGCTTTTACCGGATTTAAAAGGAATAGATAAAAGTAAATTAGTACAAATATCTGTAAGTTGGCCGAAGAGCCAAAGGACAATTGGCATTGCTTGGGTTGAGGGCAGGTATATATCACCTGCAACTAAACAGTTTAAATCCTTTGTTTTGGAGAAATTCAACCAAATAAAATAA
- a CDS encoding STAS domain-containing protein has product MSLFFIFSKYIRENVESLAIEVVESVLHRMKLDIPEWEKEQAIAIYVELLSYFGESLINEGKDLVPDTFIVWSKRNAAMQVSSRGKISEIAVRYSPTRDVFTEILTKISIDLGLSVKENALIIKRINTMLDISLNETVFAFERLLDEAREETKKELAALSAPIIPVKDGVVILPLVGYIDSYRANYIMEYVVPKIADMDINHVIADFSGIFTINIDIAEHIHQIGSMLQLMGIHVITTGLRPELAQLVINSRINISAIETFANVKKALESIK; this is encoded by the coding sequence ATGAGCCTGTTTTTTATTTTTTCTAAATACATCAGGGAAAATGTGGAGTCCTTAGCTATTGAAGTGGTTGAAAGTGTACTTCACAGAATGAAATTAGACATCCCTGAATGGGAGAAAGAACAAGCAATTGCGATATATGTTGAGCTATTAAGCTATTTCGGAGAATCACTTATTAACGAAGGGAAAGATTTAGTTCCCGATACTTTTATCGTTTGGAGCAAAAGGAATGCGGCAATGCAAGTATCTTCAAGAGGGAAAATTTCAGAAATTGCGGTTCGTTATTCGCCAACCAGGGACGTCTTTACGGAAATATTAACGAAAATCAGTATAGATCTGGGGCTGTCAGTAAAGGAAAATGCGCTTATTATAAAACGGATAAACACAATGTTAGACATCAGCTTAAATGAAACAGTTTTCGCTTTCGAACGCCTTCTAGATGAAGCTAGGGAAGAAACGAAAAAAGAACTGGCAGCATTATCAGCCCCTATTATACCTGTTAAAGACGGTGTCGTGATCCTTCCCTTAGTTGGCTATATTGATAGCTACAGGGCAAATTATATTATGGAATATGTTGTTCCGAAAATAGCTGACATGGATATAAATCACGTCATTGCAGACTTTTCAGGTATTTTTACAATTAATATAGACATTGCAGAACATATCCATCAAATAGGAAGCATGCTTCAATTAATGGGTATCCATGTAATTACTACAGGCTTGCGTCCTGAACTGGCACAACTAGTAATAAATAGCAGGATTAATATCTCTGCTATCGAGACTTTTGCTAATGTTAAGAAAGCATTAGAAAGTATTAAGTAA
- a CDS encoding undecaprenyl-diphosphatase, whose translation MDFSEVNIALFRLVNDLGKEYTYLNPVFSFIAEYMVFLLALSVLIIWFRRDKDSRLMILCATITFICAFAMGKISGEFYKNYQPFAELSNVNKLIEKEKDNSFPSDHTILFFSYCLSFWLFRRGWSFLWIMLAVLVGISRIWVGVHYPFDVLTGILISFAAAVFIYFTVPKLSVTGNILKMYEKCEDILFQPLKKSKGNKTKNY comes from the coding sequence TTGGATTTTTCTGAAGTTAATATTGCATTATTTAGATTGGTTAATGACTTAGGAAAAGAATATACATATTTAAATCCTGTTTTCAGTTTTATTGCTGAATATATGGTTTTTTTACTTGCACTAAGTGTTCTTATTATTTGGTTTAGACGGGACAAAGACAGCAGATTAATGATTCTTTGTGCAACTATCACATTTATATGTGCATTTGCAATGGGTAAAATATCAGGTGAATTTTATAAAAATTATCAGCCATTTGCAGAATTATCAAATGTAAATAAGCTGATCGAGAAAGAAAAAGATAATTCCTTTCCCAGTGACCATACAATCTTATTCTTCTCATATTGTCTTTCTTTTTGGCTTTTCAGAAGAGGCTGGTCATTCTTATGGATAATGCTGGCTGTTCTTGTTGGCATCTCCCGTATTTGGGTTGGTGTTCATTATCCTTTTGATGTTTTAACAGGAATACTAATAAGCTTTGCAGCTGCAGTTTTCATATATTTCACTGTACCTAAATTAAGTGTTACAGGCAATATTTTAAAGATGTATGAAAAATGCGAGGACATTCTTTTTCAACCATTAAAAAAGTCAAAAGGAAACAAAACCAAAAACTACTAA
- a CDS encoding STAS domain-containing protein translates to MEIMFDTDKFMKYTETNKQSFENSLLSQAANVKDKIQDILRVGNIDLINNAHKLVQFVVDGKDEELQSFAKHEGIVWATHEMTLSFKLEWVQAIRRTLWEFLQNYNKLTNNAVIDDFFSLEKQINSQIDQFLNVFFINYSKYKDSLIMAQRQLVENLSVPIIPITPTICILPLIGSVDTIRTNIIEEKILMEVGKLHIQTLIIDLSGIAEMENEVIDHLLKIIAGTSMMGCHTVITGLRAEVVRKMIRLGITFDTNTKTLGTLQQALNEYLMR, encoded by the coding sequence ATGGAGATAATGTTTGATACAGATAAATTCATGAAATACACCGAAACTAATAAACAGAGTTTTGAAAATTCATTATTAAGCCAAGCAGCTAATGTAAAAGATAAAATTCAAGATATTCTAAGAGTTGGAAATATTGATCTCATAAATAATGCCCATAAACTGGTTCAATTCGTTGTTGATGGTAAAGATGAAGAACTTCAATCTTTTGCGAAACATGAAGGGATAGTGTGGGCGACACACGAAATGACATTATCATTCAAATTAGAGTGGGTTCAGGCCATTCGCAGAACCTTGTGGGAATTCCTGCAAAACTATAACAAGTTAACGAATAACGCTGTAATCGATGATTTTTTTTCGTTGGAAAAACAAATAAACAGTCAAATAGACCAATTTTTGAATGTTTTTTTTATTAATTATTCAAAATACAAGGATTCATTGATAATGGCTCAAAGACAATTGGTAGAAAATCTATCGGTGCCTATAATACCAATAACACCCACTATATGTATTTTGCCTCTGATTGGTTCGGTTGATACAATTCGAACGAATATTATTGAGGAAAAAATTTTAATGGAAGTTGGAAAATTACATATTCAAACATTGATTATTGACTTATCTGGAATTGCAGAGATGGAGAATGAAGTAATTGACCATTTATTGAAGATTATAGCTGGCACTTCAATGATGGGATGCCATACTGTGATTACAGGGTTAAGAGCTGAAGTTGTTAGAAAAATGATACGTTTAGGAATAACATTCGATACAAACACCAAAACATTAGGAACTTTACAACAAGCATTAAATGAATATTTAATGAGATAA